Proteins encoded in a region of the Labrus bergylta chromosome 9, fLabBer1.1, whole genome shotgun sequence genome:
- the LOC110000066 gene encoding alcohol dehydrogenase class-3, with product MSTAGQVIKCKAAVAWEPGKPLTIEDVEVAPPKAREVRIKVVATGVCRTDWEHLYEREKGMRFRPFPLVLGHEAAGVVESIGPGVTAFSPGDQVIPLFLPQCQECDRCQSLKTNHCRKNWANTQAGVMADGTSRISCQDQQVFQFLGVSSFSQYTVVPDSSLTKIRSDAPLDKVCLLGCGVSTGYGAALKTGKVEKDSTCAVFGLGAVGLAAVMGCKAAGARRIIGIDINPAKFEKAVTLGATDCVNPTDHKKPIQEVVLEMTQGGVDFALECHGSPSVMTAALESTVDAWGLCVIAGWNETETMSVKVEKILMGRTLKGTYFGGWKSVQDVPNLVDEYMANKLQLDEFITHKLPLNQINKAFDLLSSGNSIRTVISLW from the exons atgtcaacagCTGGTCAG GTTATTAAATGCAAGGCAGCTGTTGCATGGGAGCCTGGGAAGCCCCTGACCATTGAGGATGTGGAGGTCGCTCCACCGAAGGCACGAGAAGTCAGAATAAAG GTTGTTGCCACAGGTGTGTGCCGCACAGACTGGGAACACCTGTATGAGAGGGAGAAGGGGATGAGGTTCAGACCTTTCCCGCTGGTGCTCGGCCACGAAGCAGCAGGGGTCGTGGAGAGCATCGGGCCAGGAGTGACCGCCTTCTCTCCGG ggGATCAAGTTATTCCTCTTTTCTTGCCACAGTGTCAGGAATGTGATCGATGTCAGAGTCTTAAAACAAACCACTGCAGGAAGAACTG ggcaaACACTCAAGCCGGTGTGATGGCAGACGGTACGAGCAGGATAAGTTGCCAGGATCAACAGGTGTTTCAGTTTCTAGGAGTCAGCTCGTTCTCTCAGTACACTGTAGTCCCTGATAGCTCGCTCACTAAGATAAGAAGTGATGCACCGCTGGATAAGGTGTGTCTGCTCGGCTGTGGCGTCTCCACAGGTTACGGTGCTGCTCTTAAAACCGGAAAG GTGGAGAAAGATTCCACGTGTGCCGTGTTCGGGCTCGGCGCTGTTGGACTGGCCGCCGTCATGGGCTGCAAGGCTGCGGGGGCGAGAAGAATCATCGGGATTGACATCAACCCCGCCAAGTTTGAGAAAGCCGTGACGCTCGGAGCGACAGACTGCGTCAACCCCACAGATCATAAGAAACCCATCCAGGAGGTGGTGCTGGAGATGACCCAGGGAGGGGTGGACTTTGCTCTGGAGTGTCATGGAAGTCCGTCTGTCATG ACCGCAGCTCTTGAGTCTACAGTGGATGCGTGGGGTCTGTGTGTCATCGCTGGCTGGAATGAGACAGAAACGATGAGCGTCAAGGTGGAAAAGATCCTGATGGGACGCACCTTGAAGGGGACTTATTTTGGAG GTTGGAAGAGTGTGCAGGATGTACCTAACCTGGTGGATGAGTACATGGCCAACAAGCTGCAGCTGGACGAGTTTATCACACACAAACTCCCACTCAATCAAATCAATAAGGCCTTTGACCTGTTGAGCAGCGGGAACAG CATCCGCACTGTGATCAGCCTGTGGTGA
- the gar1 gene encoding H/ACA ribonucleoprotein complex subunit 1 isoform X2 — protein MSFRGGGGRGGGGYRGGGGGGFGRGGGRGGFNRQQDYGPPEYVVALGEFVHPCEDDIVCKCTTEENKVPYFNAPVYLENKEQIGKVDEIFGQLRDFYFSVKLSDNMKASSFKKMQKFYIDPMKLLPLQRFLPRPPGEKGPPRGGRGGRGGGRGGGFRGGRGGGGRGGGFGGGGRGGFGGGRGGGGRGGGGGFRARGGGGRGFRGGY, from the exons ATGTCtttcagaggaggaggtggacgaggtggtggaggatacagaggaggag gtggaggagggtttggacgaggtggaggcagaggggGCTTCAACAGACAGCAGGACTACGGCCCTCCAGAATATGTTGTtg CACTGGGCGAGTTCGTGCATCCATGTGAAGACGACATCGTGTGCAAGTGTACGACGGAGGAAAACAAAGTGCCTTACTTCAACGCCCCCGTTTACTtggaaaacaaagagcagaTCGGGAAGGTGGACGAGATATTCGGCCAGCTGCGAGACTTC TACTTTTCAGTCAAACTCTCTGACAACATGAAGGCGTCCTCCTTTAAGAAGATGCAGAAG ttctatATCGATCCAATGAAGCTCCTCCCACTGCAGAGGTTCCTCCCAAGGCCGCCAGGTGAGAAGGGTCCGCCCAGAGGAGGCCGAGGCGGGAGAGGTGGCGGTCGTGGAG gTGGATTCCGGGGTGGCAGAGGTGGTGGTGGGCGTGGAGGAGGCTTCGGAGGTGGCGGTCGCGGTGGATTTGGAGGCGGTCGAGGCGGAGGCGGGCGtggcggaggaggaggattccgagcgagaggaggaggaggacgtggATTCAGAG GCGGGTATTGA
- the LOC110000063 gene encoding probable E3 SUMO-protein ligase RNF212, translating into MVKLTRINKDESKATSELLASVCFTGAFKMSYWMCCNACFLCPSAERKLAVTTCGHIICSVCFQKGNQGKCLICNARCQISPLSDKSSSEVKALFTDINVVATKHFTEISKVFMFQARHQKRLLAHYQQRSEKLEDVLVKMKQEMQQMSKKLNEQSAYIAKLENSLQHHSSKVSSGPQMSHSSHTPQRHKPVLQILYNSPMSLSRHSSMANVAENMEVDGLFRKPNSAPRLSLISPPQDGRMGTIPHRSSDQNLMANYSARSATVSRFRGAPMTPDVSYSHTSGWKSPIFKPVSSFRHSLSSLVFPPP; encoded by the exons ATGGTCAAATTAACGCGTATCAACAAAGATGAAAGTAAAGCAACATCTGAACTGTTAGCATCTGTGTGTTTCACAGGAGCTTTCAAAATGTCTTACTGGATGTGCTGCAACGCCTGCTTCCTCTGTCCCAGTGCTGAGAGGAAGCTGGCTGTCACCACCTGTGGACATATCATCTGTAGTGTCTGTTTTCAGAAAG GCAACCAAGGCAAGTGTTTAATATGCAACGCCAGGTGCCAGATATCCCCTCTCTCTGACAAA aGCAGCTCAGAGGTGAAGGCCCTGTTCACCGACATCAATGTTGTCGCAACCAAGCACTTCACTGAAATCAGCAAG GTTTTTATGTTCCAGGCAAGACATCAAAAGAGACTTTTGGCTCATTACCAGCAAAGG AGCGAGAAGCTGGAAGACGTTTTAGTCAAGATGAAGCAGGAAATGCAGCAGATGTCAAA gaagctTAACGAACAGAGCGCCTACATTGCAAAGCTGGAAAACTCTCTTCAGCATCACAG TTCCAAAGTTTCATCAGGGCCTCAGATGAGCCACAGTTCCCACActccacagagacacaaaccag tccTACAGATCCTGTATAACTCCCCCATGTCGCTCTCAAGACACTCGTCAATGGCTAATGT CGCTGAAAACATGGAGGTGGATGGTCTCTTCAGGAAG CCAAACAGCGCCCCCAGGCTGTCACTAATCAGCCCGCCGCAGGACGGACGAATGG GTACCATCCCTCATCGATCGTCCGATCAGAACCTGATGGCCAACTACTCAGCTCGCTCAGCCACAGTCAG TCGTTTTCGAGGAGCACCGATGACCCCAGATGTTTCATACAGCCACACGTCTGGATGGAAGTCTCCTATCTTCAAACCTGTCTCCTCCTTCAGACACTCCTTGTCCTCCCTGGTGTTCCCTCctccataa
- the gar1 gene encoding H/ACA ribonucleoprotein complex subunit 1 isoform X1, whose product MSFRGGGGRGGGGYRGGGGGGFNRGGGGRGGGGYRGGGGGGGFGRGGGRGGFNRQQDYGPPEYVVALGEFVHPCEDDIVCKCTTEENKVPYFNAPVYLENKEQIGKVDEIFGQLRDFYFSVKLSDNMKASSFKKMQKFYIDPMKLLPLQRFLPRPPGEKGPPRGGRGGRGGGRGGGFRGGRGGGGRGGGFGGGGRGGFGGGRGGGGRGGGGGFRARGGGGRGFRGGY is encoded by the exons ATGTCtttcagaggaggaggtggacgaggtggtggaggatacagaggaggaggtggaggaggatttAACCGAGGTGGAGgaggcaggggaggaggaggatacagaggaggaggaggtggaggagggtttggacgaggtggaggcagaggggGCTTCAACAGACAGCAGGACTACGGCCCTCCAGAATATGTTGTtg CACTGGGCGAGTTCGTGCATCCATGTGAAGACGACATCGTGTGCAAGTGTACGACGGAGGAAAACAAAGTGCCTTACTTCAACGCCCCCGTTTACTtggaaaacaaagagcagaTCGGGAAGGTGGACGAGATATTCGGCCAGCTGCGAGACTTC TACTTTTCAGTCAAACTCTCTGACAACATGAAGGCGTCCTCCTTTAAGAAGATGCAGAAG ttctatATCGATCCAATGAAGCTCCTCCCACTGCAGAGGTTCCTCCCAAGGCCGCCAGGTGAGAAGGGTCCGCCCAGAGGAGGCCGAGGCGGGAGAGGTGGCGGTCGTGGAG gTGGATTCCGGGGTGGCAGAGGTGGTGGTGGGCGTGGAGGAGGCTTCGGAGGTGGCGGTCGCGGTGGATTTGGAGGCGGTCGAGGCGGAGGCGGGCGtggcggaggaggaggattccgagcgagaggaggaggaggacgtggATTCAGAG GCGGGTATTGA